In Nocardioides marinus, one DNA window encodes the following:
- a CDS encoding LLM class flavin-dependent oxidoreductase yields the protein MATFVTRFDLRAPGATGRERSELYRRSIEQAAYLQARGRQPLMVSEHHAADDGYLPSPIPFAAALAAVTTDLPITISALLVNFYDPIRLAEDLAVLDHLSGGRVSCTVGLGYRREEYDLFGLPWETRGRDLEARLEVLLRAWTGEPFEHEGRTVRVTPTPLSRPHPFLMYGGGSVAAARRAARLGLGFQPQHGDPALQEAYDAACREAGREPGFVLLAPPGPANVFLTEDVEAFWERWGHHLLADATAYQEWHGENASYVLDASRTVEEMRAAGVYLVTTPEELVERCRSREVRLVTSHPGCGGLPSEPSWEHVRLLCERVMPALA from the coding sequence ATGGCCACCTTCGTCACCCGCTTCGACCTGCGTGCCCCCGGCGCCACCGGGCGAGAGCGCTCCGAGCTCTACCGCCGATCGATCGAGCAGGCGGCGTACCTCCAGGCGCGCGGGCGCCAGCCGCTCATGGTCAGCGAGCACCACGCTGCCGACGACGGCTACCTGCCCAGCCCGATCCCGTTCGCCGCGGCCCTCGCGGCGGTGACCACCGACCTGCCGATCACGATCTCGGCGCTGCTGGTGAACTTCTACGACCCGATCCGGCTGGCCGAGGACCTCGCGGTGCTCGACCACCTCTCCGGCGGGCGCGTCTCCTGCACGGTGGGGCTGGGCTACCGCCGTGAGGAGTACGACCTGTTCGGCCTGCCCTGGGAGACCCGCGGGCGCGACCTCGAGGCGAGGCTTGAGGTGCTGCTGCGCGCATGGACCGGCGAGCCGTTCGAGCACGAGGGCCGCACGGTGCGCGTCACCCCGACACCGCTCTCGCGGCCCCACCCCTTCCTGATGTACGGCGGCGGGTCGGTCGCCGCGGCGCGCCGCGCCGCTCGGCTGGGGCTCGGCTTCCAGCCGCAGCACGGGGATCCCGCACTGCAGGAGGCCTACGACGCCGCCTGCCGGGAGGCGGGTCGCGAGCCGGGGTTCGTGCTGCTGGCGCCGCCCGGCCCGGCGAACGTGTTCCTCACCGAGGACGTCGAGGCCTTCTGGGAGCGCTGGGGCCACCACCTGCTGGCCGACGCGACGGCGTACCAGGAGTGGCACGGGGAGAACGCGTCGTACGTCCTCGACGCCTCGCGCACCGTCGAGGAGATGCGGGCGGCCGGTGTCTACCTCGTGACGACACCGGAGGAGCTCGTCGAGCGGTGCCGGTCGCGGGAGGTCCGGCTGGTGACCAGCCACCCCGGGTGCGGTGGCCTGCCCAGCGAGCCGTCGTGGGAGCACGTGCGGCTGCTCTGCGAGCGGGTCATGCCGGCGCTCGCCTGA
- a CDS encoding glycoside hydrolase family 6 protein encodes MPLAPTSLRRALAALPALALVAAAPALTAPASGAADGVHATSTGSPTVATTAARQAKDPRKTRGLYVDTRMPAHQQGPAYAAIAKRAQALWLGAEYYPTDQVAGVVSTYVGLAERAGKTPMLVVYSIPDRDCGQYSSGGLPGVDAYKKWVTQVAKGIGSSKPMLVLEPDALPFYHEGTCGNANNRIKALRSAVRKLSRAGAWVYIDAGHSGWTTGDTSKDDTPWDGRAELLKKAGVAGARGFSTNVSNFRRMKDEKHYAEWMVRQLRKLGVKGVKYVVDTSRNGAKKPVDGDVINPTWARIGQKPRLRFDKAFDGTLWVKHPGESDGTVNGGPPSGQWCDLLADRLLGDEDSQKSCY; translated from the coding sequence GTGCCCCTCGCTCCCACGTCGCTGCGCCGCGCTCTCGCCGCGCTGCCCGCGCTCGCCCTGGTGGCCGCCGCCCCGGCGCTGACCGCGCCCGCCTCCGGCGCGGCCGACGGCGTCCACGCGACGAGCACGGGAAGCCCGACCGTGGCGACCACCGCGGCCCGCCAGGCCAAGGACCCCCGCAAGACCCGTGGGTTGTACGTCGACACGCGCATGCCCGCGCACCAGCAGGGGCCGGCGTACGCCGCGATCGCCAAGCGCGCGCAGGCGCTGTGGCTGGGCGCGGAGTACTACCCCACCGACCAGGTCGCGGGCGTCGTGTCGACCTACGTGGGTCTGGCCGAGCGGGCGGGCAAGACCCCGATGCTGGTGGTCTACTCCATCCCCGACCGCGACTGCGGGCAGTACTCCTCCGGCGGGCTCCCGGGCGTCGACGCCTACAAGAAGTGGGTCACCCAGGTGGCCAAGGGGATCGGCAGTAGCAAGCCGATGCTGGTGCTCGAGCCGGACGCGCTGCCCTTCTACCACGAGGGCACCTGCGGCAACGCGAACAACCGGATCAAGGCGCTGCGCTCGGCGGTGCGCAAGCTCTCCAGGGCCGGTGCCTGGGTCTACATCGACGCCGGCCACTCCGGCTGGACCACCGGCGACACCTCCAAGGACGACACCCCCTGGGACGGTCGCGCCGAGCTGCTGAAGAAGGCCGGCGTCGCCGGGGCCCGCGGCTTCAGCACCAACGTCTCCAACTTCCGCCGGATGAAGGACGAGAAGCACTACGCCGAGTGGATGGTGCGCCAGCTGCGCAAGCTCGGGGTCAAGGGCGTGAAGTACGTCGTCGACACCTCGCGCAACGGCGCCAAGAAGCCCGTCGACGGCGACGTCATCAACCCCACGTGGGCCCGGATCGGTCAGAAGCCCAGGCTGCGCTTCGACAAGGCCTTCGACGGGACGCTGTGGGTCAAGCACCCCGGGGAGTCCGACGGCACCGTCAACGGCGGACCGCCGTCGGGTCAGTGGTGCGACCTGCTGGCCGACCGGCTGCTCGGGGACGAGGACTCCCAGAAGTCCTGCTACTGA
- a CDS encoding SDR family oxidoreductase translates to MTRATALRLPQRLPSRTPDRDVRGKVVAITGAGRGIGLATASRFADAGAIVVIGDLDDDVAAKAAMQVGGGAEGYVVDVADRESFAAFLDRAEALGPVEVLVNNAGIMPLSPLVDQSDASIDKVLDINLRGVITGTQLAARAMSARGHGHVVNVASAVGRIGMAGGAVYSASKFGVVGFSEAMAGELRPAGVDVSVVLPTVVATELGAGVSATRGMRACKPEEVADAVLSTVRRPQFETWVPGYAKGIFYGSNTFPRRIRDAISHAMKADSSLTAIDAEARAEYERRASR, encoded by the coding sequence GTGACCCGAGCCACAGCACTCCGCCTGCCCCAGCGCCTGCCCAGCCGGACCCCCGACCGCGACGTCCGCGGCAAGGTCGTGGCCATCACCGGCGCCGGCCGGGGCATCGGCCTGGCCACCGCCTCCCGGTTCGCCGACGCCGGGGCGATCGTGGTGATCGGCGACCTCGACGACGACGTCGCCGCGAAGGCCGCCATGCAGGTCGGCGGCGGCGCCGAGGGGTACGTCGTCGACGTGGCCGACCGGGAGTCCTTCGCCGCCTTCCTCGACCGTGCCGAGGCGCTCGGCCCCGTCGAGGTGCTCGTCAACAACGCGGGGATCATGCCGCTCTCCCCCCTGGTCGATCAGTCCGATGCCTCCATCGACAAGGTCCTCGACATCAACCTGCGCGGCGTCATCACCGGCACCCAGCTGGCCGCCCGGGCGATGAGCGCGCGCGGCCACGGGCACGTCGTCAACGTCGCCTCGGCCGTCGGCCGGATCGGGATGGCCGGTGGCGCGGTCTACTCCGCGAGCAAGTTCGGCGTCGTCGGGTTCTCCGAGGCGATGGCCGGCGAGCTGCGCCCGGCCGGCGTCGACGTCTCCGTCGTGCTGCCGACCGTGGTGGCCACCGAGCTCGGTGCCGGTGTCTCGGCCACCCGCGGCATGCGCGCCTGCAAGCCCGAGGAGGTCGCCGACGCGGTGCTGTCGACGGTGCGCCGCCCCCAGTTCGAGACCTGGGTGCCGGGCTACGCCAAGGGCATCTTCTACGGCTCCAACACCTTCCCCCGCCGGATCCGCGACGCCATCAGCCACGCCATGAAGGCCGACAGCTCGCTGACCGCGATCGACGCCGAGGCACGGGCGGAGTACGAGCGGCGCGCCTCGCGATGA
- a CDS encoding acyl-CoA dehydrogenase family protein yields the protein MTDAPLPSFGPSPDHVELQQWLHTFAAEVIRPAAAEWDEKEEFPWPVVEEAAKVGIYSLDFFATQSFDPTGLGIPIFMEEVFWGDAGIGLSIVGTALAAAGLASNGTPEQLAEWAPEMFGEPGDLKIAAFCSSEPDAGSDVGAMRTRATYDEATDEWVLNGTKTWATNGGLADVHLVTAVVDPDLRTRGQASFIVPPGTKGLSQGQKFHKHGIRASHTAEVVLDQVRVPGRCLLGGKEKLDARLARAREGASTGGANASMATFERTRPAVGAQAVGIARAAYETALDYAKTREQFGKPIIENQGVAFQLADMATQIDAARLLVWRASWKAATGGSFDKAEGSMSKLFAGETAIKVTGQAMQILGGNGFTREYPVERWARDARIYTIFEGTSEIQRLVIARTVSGAPIR from the coding sequence GTGACGGACGCACCCCTGCCGAGCTTCGGCCCCTCCCCCGACCACGTCGAGCTGCAGCAGTGGCTGCACACCTTCGCCGCCGAGGTCATCCGACCCGCGGCCGCGGAGTGGGACGAGAAGGAGGAGTTCCCCTGGCCGGTGGTCGAGGAGGCCGCCAAGGTCGGGATCTACTCCCTGGACTTCTTCGCCACCCAGTCCTTCGACCCGACCGGTCTGGGCATCCCGATCTTCATGGAGGAGGTGTTCTGGGGCGACGCCGGCATCGGCCTCTCGATCGTCGGCACCGCGCTGGCCGCGGCCGGCCTGGCCAGCAACGGCACCCCCGAGCAGCTGGCCGAGTGGGCGCCGGAGATGTTCGGCGAGCCGGGCGACCTCAAGATCGCGGCGTTCTGCTCCTCCGAGCCCGACGCCGGCTCGGACGTCGGCGCCATGCGCACCCGCGCGACGTACGACGAGGCGACCGACGAGTGGGTGCTCAACGGCACCAAGACCTGGGCCACCAACGGCGGCCTGGCCGACGTGCACCTGGTGACCGCGGTCGTCGACCCGGACCTGCGCACCCGCGGCCAGGCGTCCTTCATCGTGCCCCCGGGCACGAAGGGCCTCTCGCAGGGCCAGAAGTTCCACAAGCACGGCATCCGGGCCTCGCACACCGCCGAGGTCGTCCTCGACCAGGTGCGGGTGCCCGGCCGCTGCCTGCTCGGCGGCAAGGAGAAGCTCGACGCGCGGCTGGCCCGGGCCCGCGAGGGCGCCTCGACCGGCGGTGCCAACGCCAGCATGGCGACCTTCGAGCGGACCCGCCCGGCGGTGGGTGCCCAGGCGGTCGGCATCGCGCGGGCGGCGTACGAGACCGCGCTGGACTACGCCAAGACCCGTGAGCAGTTCGGCAAGCCGATCATCGAGAACCAGGGCGTGGCCTTCCAGCTCGCCGACATGGCCACCCAGATCGACGCCGCCCGGCTGCTGGTGTGGCGCGCCTCGTGGAAGGCCGCGACCGGCGGCTCCTTCGACAAGGCGGAGGGCTCGATGTCGAAGCTGTTCGCCGGGGAGACCGCGATCAAGGTGACCGGCCAGGCCATGCAGATCCTGGGAGGCAACGGCTTCACGCGGGAGTACCCCGTCGAGCGCTGGGCCCGCGACGCCCGCATCTACACGATCTTCGAGGGCACCTCGGAGATCCAGCGGCTCGTCATCGCCCGGACCGTGTCGGGGGCCCCGATCAGGTGA
- a CDS encoding DUF427 domain-containing protein, whose amino-acid sequence MRRPRPERPGPGQESVWEYPRPPALEETHELVEVELGGVVVARSTRGWRVLETSHPPTYYLPREAFVDGALVPTQGSSHCEWKGQAAYADLHGGGRVAPRAAWTYPDPTPAFAALADAWAVMPGLVDECRVDGEVVRAQDGGFYGGWITDRVVGPFKGSPGSWGW is encoded by the coding sequence GTGCGACGACCGCGACCCGAGCGCCCCGGACCCGGCCAGGAGTCGGTGTGGGAGTACCCGCGCCCGCCCGCGCTGGAGGAGACCCACGAGCTGGTCGAGGTCGAGCTCGGCGGCGTGGTGGTCGCCCGCAGCACGCGCGGGTGGCGGGTGCTGGAGACCAGCCACCCGCCGACGTACTACCTGCCGCGCGAGGCGTTCGTCGACGGCGCACTCGTCCCCACGCAGGGCAGCTCGCACTGCGAGTGGAAGGGGCAGGCGGCGTACGCCGACCTCCACGGCGGTGGCCGCGTGGCACCCCGTGCCGCCTGGACCTACCCCGACCCGACGCCGGCCTTCGCCGCGCTCGCGGACGCCTGGGCCGTCATGCCGGGGCTGGTCGACGAGTGCCGGGTCGACGGCGAGGTCGTGCGAGCCCAGGACGGCGGGTTCTACGGCGGCTGGATCACCGACCGCGTGGTCGGGCCGTTCAAGGGGAGCCCGGGCTCCTGGGGTTGGTGA
- a CDS encoding VOC family protein, whose amino-acid sequence MSGFRLSSTVLAAPDPRALAAFYRALLDWETRDDEPDWVVLKPRGTGQGAATGLAFQREAEHVPPRWPATGDDQQMQAHLDIGVPDLAAGVARAEELGAVQADVQPQDDVRVMLDPAGHPFCLFADPLGAPAGG is encoded by the coding sequence ATGAGCGGCTTCCGGCTCTCCAGCACGGTGCTCGCCGCGCCGGACCCCCGGGCCCTGGCGGCCTTCTACCGGGCGCTGCTGGACTGGGAGACCCGCGACGACGAGCCGGACTGGGTGGTGCTGAAGCCGCGCGGCACCGGGCAGGGCGCCGCCACCGGCCTGGCCTTCCAGCGCGAGGCCGAGCACGTGCCGCCGCGCTGGCCGGCCACGGGCGACGACCAGCAGATGCAGGCGCACCTCGACATCGGCGTACCCGACCTGGCGGCGGGGGTCGCGCGGGCCGAGGAGCTCGGTGCCGTGCAGGCCGACGTGCAGCCCCAGGACGACGTCCGGGTCATGCTCGACCCGGCCGGGCACCCCTTCTGCCTGTTCGCCGACCCGCTCGGGGCGCCCGCGGGCGGGTGA
- a CDS encoding TetR/AcrR family transcriptional regulator has protein sequence MLGAVAVKQGVYRGQSAQERSAERRARLLEATLEVWGREEGPPVTMTRICQEAGLTERYFYEQFTGLEEALSSVLETIYDEVLDVTARAVGETLGGPAERAHAAVTAFVQLFVDDPRKGRAAMILAPSRPTLRARRQAMLKGLADFAEVEALELYGDEAEPGSGGVLAAMLFVGGLSELVVAWLDGTIDTTPEEIADAATRAFTRLAHR, from the coding sequence ATGCTGGGGGCCGTGGCCGTCAAGCAGGGTGTCTACCGCGGGCAGAGCGCCCAGGAGCGCTCCGCGGAGCGGCGCGCCCGTCTGCTCGAGGCGACGCTGGAGGTCTGGGGCCGCGAGGAGGGTCCGCCGGTCACCATGACCCGGATCTGCCAGGAGGCGGGCCTGACCGAGCGCTACTTCTACGAGCAGTTCACGGGCCTGGAGGAGGCGCTGTCCTCGGTCCTGGAGACGATCTACGACGAGGTGCTCGACGTCACCGCCCGCGCGGTGGGGGAGACCCTCGGCGGCCCGGCCGAGCGTGCCCACGCCGCCGTGACGGCCTTCGTCCAGCTCTTCGTCGACGACCCGCGCAAGGGCCGCGCGGCGATGATCCTGGCACCGAGCCGCCCCACCCTGCGGGCGCGTCGGCAGGCGATGCTCAAGGGCCTCGCGGACTTCGCCGAGGTGGAGGCGCTCGAGCTGTACGGCGACGAGGCCGAGCCGGGCAGCGGCGGCGTGCTGGCGGCGATGCTCTTCGTCGGAGGTCTCTCCGAGCTCGTGGTCGCCTGGCTCGACGGCACCATCGACACCACGCCCGAGGAGATCGCCGACGCCGCGACCCGCGCGTTCACGCGTCTGGCGCACCGGTGA
- the zwf gene encoding glucose-6-phosphate dehydrogenase, protein MTDSDGPTLPPHVLVLFGATGDLASRKLFPGLYHLAAAGRLPDEYAVIGTGRHSPGTDDEFRDRLRSALEESVEDLDAALADDLLSRLRFQTSDADDGSDLAAAVREAEESMSADTSDVRRLLYLSIPPGAVEPMIAMLGKEGLIDRARLVVEKPFGLDLESSRALDAALKDVVDEDQVFRIDHFLGKEAVQNILALRFANGLFEPAWDARSVESVQIDVPEELGLEGRGSFYESTGALRDMISTHLTQILGFVALEDPGSFDAEALRDAKAAVFGAMRPLDPERSVFGQFEGYRDEEDVDPDSDVETFVALEAWVDTDRWRGVPFLLRTGKAMAATRRTVTIRFRTPHSGIFEGNVACNELVLELTDSPVVTVHLQGKLPGPDMELTGATMCLDLGTVPDADPLEAYERLILDVLRGDRALFTRADEVDRIWQVCQPLLDSPPPVQSYPQGSWGPDAALDLPPGGWRLCRE, encoded by the coding sequence GTGACCGACTCCGACGGACCGACCCTGCCCCCGCACGTCCTGGTGCTCTTCGGCGCCACCGGCGACCTGGCCTCGCGCAAGCTCTTCCCCGGCCTCTACCACCTCGCGGCGGCCGGCCGGCTGCCCGACGAGTACGCCGTGATCGGCACCGGTCGGCACTCGCCCGGCACCGACGACGAGTTCCGCGACCGGCTCCGCTCCGCCCTGGAGGAGAGCGTCGAGGACCTCGACGCCGCCCTCGCCGACGACCTGCTGTCGCGGCTGCGCTTCCAGACCTCCGACGCCGACGACGGCTCCGACCTCGCCGCGGCCGTGCGCGAGGCGGAGGAGTCGATGTCGGCCGACACCTCCGACGTCCGCCGGCTGCTCTACCTCTCCATCCCCCCGGGCGCGGTGGAGCCGATGATCGCGATGCTGGGCAAGGAGGGGCTGATCGACCGGGCCCGGTTGGTGGTCGAGAAGCCCTTCGGCCTCGACCTGGAGTCCTCCCGCGCGCTGGACGCCGCGCTCAAGGACGTCGTCGACGAGGACCAGGTCTTCCGCATCGACCACTTCCTGGGCAAGGAGGCGGTGCAGAACATCCTCGCGCTGCGCTTCGCCAACGGCCTGTTCGAGCCGGCGTGGGACGCCCGTTCCGTGGAGTCGGTGCAGATCGACGTACCCGAGGAGCTCGGGCTGGAGGGGCGCGGCTCGTTCTACGAGTCCACCGGTGCCCTGCGCGACATGATCTCCACCCACCTGACCCAGATCCTCGGCTTCGTGGCGCTGGAGGACCCCGGCTCCTTCGACGCCGAGGCGCTGCGTGACGCGAAGGCGGCGGTCTTCGGCGCGATGCGACCGCTGGACCCCGAGCGCAGCGTGTTCGGCCAGTTCGAGGGCTACCGCGACGAGGAGGACGTCGATCCCGACTCCGACGTCGAGACCTTCGTCGCGCTCGAGGCGTGGGTCGACACCGACCGCTGGCGCGGGGTGCCGTTCCTGCTGCGCACCGGGAAGGCGATGGCCGCGACGCGGCGTACCGTCACGATCCGCTTCCGCACGCCGCACTCGGGCATCTTCGAGGGCAACGTCGCGTGCAACGAGCTGGTGCTGGAGCTCACCGACTCCCCGGTCGTCACCGTGCATCTGCAGGGCAAGCTGCCCGGCCCCGACATGGAGCTCACCGGTGCCACCATGTGCCTGGACCTCGGCACGGTGCCCGACGCCGACCCGCTGGAGGCCTACGAGCGGCTGATCCTCGACGTCCTGCGCGGCGACCGGGCGTTGTTCACCCGCGCCGACGAGGTGGACCGGATCTGGCAGGTCTGCCAGCCGCTGCTGGACTCCCCGCCGCCCGTGCAGTCCTACCCGCAGGGGTCGTGGGGCCCCGACGCCGCCCTCGACCTGCCGCCCGGCGGGTGGCGGTTGTGCCGGGAGTGA
- a CDS encoding MFS transporter, giving the protein MDSTQDGRLAPIEGARRQLALVALVQVLGLAVWFSATAIAPTLRAEWGLSTGAAVWLTASVQLGFATGAVVSGLLTLADRVPPHRLAAACALGASGCTATLALVSDGLGSAVPLRFLTGAFLAGIYPVGMKLTASWARPVDRGRAFGLLIGCLTLGSALPHLVAAAGPLPWRAVMLTAASLTLLAGLAALTAVRPGPLLARGARPELRHAWAGFRDPAPRLANLGYFGHMWELYALWTWLPAFLVAQRGWDLSAGGVSAVTFATVGGAGLVGALVGGWAADRWGRAPAASGAMLVSGACCLLSPLVFDVPAVVLAVFLAVWGASVIADSGVFSTALSETADQRFVGTALTVQTAVGFTLTVLTIQALPALAAVVGWQYAFWLLAPGPLLGALAMRSFRLVGRDRK; this is encoded by the coding sequence GTGGACAGCACGCAGGACGGCCGGCTCGCGCCGATCGAGGGGGCTCGTCGGCAGCTGGCGCTGGTCGCGCTGGTCCAGGTGCTCGGCCTGGCGGTGTGGTTCTCCGCCACGGCGATCGCCCCGACGCTGCGGGCCGAGTGGGGGCTCTCCACCGGGGCCGCGGTGTGGCTCACCGCCTCGGTCCAGCTCGGTTTCGCCACCGGGGCGGTGGTGTCCGGGCTGCTGACGCTGGCCGACCGGGTGCCGCCGCACCGGCTCGCGGCCGCCTGCGCGCTCGGCGCCTCGGGGTGCACGGCGACGCTCGCCCTGGTCTCCGACGGGCTGGGCTCCGCCGTACCCCTGCGGTTCCTGACCGGCGCCTTCCTGGCCGGGATCTACCCGGTGGGGATGAAGCTGACCGCGTCGTGGGCGCGACCGGTCGACCGCGGCCGCGCCTTCGGGCTGCTGATCGGCTGCCTCACCCTCGGCTCCGCCCTGCCCCACCTCGTGGCCGCGGCGGGGCCGCTGCCCTGGCGGGCGGTGATGCTCACCGCGGCGTCCCTGACCCTGCTCGCGGGGCTCGCGGCCCTGACGGCCGTGCGTCCGGGGCCACTGCTGGCCCGCGGCGCCAGGCCCGAGCTGCGGCACGCGTGGGCGGGGTTCCGCGACCCGGCGCCGCGGCTGGCCAACCTCGGGTACTTCGGGCACATGTGGGAGCTCTACGCGCTGTGGACCTGGTTGCCGGCGTTCCTGGTCGCGCAGCGCGGGTGGGACCTCTCCGCCGGCGGCGTCAGTGCGGTGACGTTCGCGACCGTCGGTGGCGCCGGCCTGGTCGGCGCGCTCGTCGGCGGATGGGCGGCCGACCGCTGGGGTCGCGCCCCGGCCGCGTCCGGTGCGATGCTCGTCAGCGGCGCCTGCTGCCTGCTCTCGCCGTTGGTGTTCGACGTCCCGGCCGTGGTGCTGGCGGTCTTCCTCGCCGTGTGGGGCGCCTCGGTGATCGCGGACTCCGGCGTCTTCTCGACCGCGCTGAGCGAGACCGCCGACCAGCGCTTCGTCGGCACGGCGCTCACGGTCCAGACCGCCGTCGGCTTCACTCTCACGGTGCTGACCATCCAGGCGCTGCCGGCGCTGGCCGCGGTCGTGGGGTGGCAGTACGCCTTCTGGCTGCTCGCCCCCGGCCCCCTCCTCGGCGCCCTGGCGATGCGCAGTTTCCGCCTCGTGGGCCGGGACAGAAAGTAG